The genome window tgtcgccacgactgttcagaatctcttcgaaggcctctgcttcgtggctaatccattccagcggaccttcgggattgcctcgagagaaattctcttcgctggaaaaggcgcctacgctggcgaagctggatttaattttattcacacattctacagatttgacatagcatttcccctgagatgtgcgaagctccttaacttttgattccaatttgttgaccataaaatcactaagttctcgtttcgtttcctcaagcgcgcgctcctctttagctctagccagctgtttctgaagatctttaatctcgcgtttttgagcttcggcctgggcctttgaagcagcttcgtcttttttcactttatctaccagtgtaagtagaatcttatctttttccaaagcttcgtttctcagtttgataacttcggagcgtaaattattaaacgcaatttcataactttcatcttcggcgctcttttgcgctcttaacgcgttgcttaggatcaggccctatatgaaaaaagaattcatataagaaaaaaggaatgagttgcgtaaaaaaaaaatagggggttttttctcaagtgtttaattcccgtaccttcaggctgttgtacgcgaggctgtctgcgagatcctctttcgtcatggcacttaacccagcttcaagcttcggaaagcctatgcttctcgccatctctcggcagacggatagctctttgttatcaggcaggcagtataagaagtcatcttcatttgttccattgaatattactgcccccttcggatatttcagctcctttgcataatggttggcctcatgagtttcttcctcagatagctttttccccgaagcatgtcgtatgatgtaatcatgcatgccggcaggtacttcggggatgacggtgtccgtttcttcaactaatgttggttccggaatttttactgcttcggcttcaaaaggatgttctttgaagggctctgaaggcccagcttcagcttcagcttgttgagccgaagcttcagtagaagcttcagcaacttcaacactcttttttggaattatgcttgaagacttaattgtctccaagacgtctagtacatttaccattcttttcctttttggggtcactgatggccccttttggttttttgctgtcccaatgattgctgtaggactcaaaacttctgatgttttggagccctcagttgcttctcttacctcctcaattttttctgtgagcggcgcttcggttttctcttttgtttctgacaacaaaatgtttgattgttctgattctatctttggtggcacttcggccgtttctgcgatctctggcaacaaggctggctcgattagtttttcagcttcggtggctgaagaagttttcccggtaaactccggcaccgaagctggttcaatataacgcggccgttgcgtaagaacctttatctttttccttttcggttctggctcgctaggagcagctgcagcttcttcttttgcagagattgtgttttttctcttctgccttcgaatgggatagcagtaatcagggtagacaaacccaatggcatcaaatacccgattcagtctcttcttttttcggcctccgaaggctgctgacattgcgttatcttcagccttcgagtaggtcccgagtagctcatcacttaaattgtcaatgcttttcaaccactcatcatctggctcaataaatttatctccaaatttgaaggtgtacttcagtctcacaagctcaccttcgtcggcctcttttatggtttcttgtggcatttcccatttctcagcaagcggccacaccctgaaggcgatatgttcttgtactaagtcccttgttcctataaaagagcagacaacgccgaaggctctttggcactcttcggcggcttcgttcatttcaaccttcggcctccgaaggccgaagctttgccaaataggacgcataattatacctttgatgtcttctcgtgctgataggtcattcttcacgtaaaaccattctgtcatccaatccccgggccatctcttccgaaaggttggtacgggacagcttgccccggaccgagaaacgaagctgtagcagccaaagttgttatggtactgttctttgccccaaggctttgtttcatataataattcatgaacattacaaaagcttcttgcgtcaggcttcagaccttgactcctcgcggcccacacgaagatatttagccttataattgcctcgggagtaagttgatgaagatagacttcgaagattttcaacacctccacgacgaagctgctcaaggggaatcgcaatccagctttcaaaaagcttcggtacaccacaacttcattttcttcagggtgtggacaagttttttccccttcgtccgccctcacaatggacagatcccggaaataccttcctctcatattaacaagatgattctctttgatagttgatttaccataaactgaatggcttggtcgccaggggcgatcttcggagtcttcgccaccgctgtccatatcataactttcactgtcaccagtatcttcagacagcccctccagaatttccttggtaatcttttctgtgttggactccgacatcgctataagaaaccctaggttcttctcttcatcaagactcagcttcatctcagcagcagccttcttagcagcttcagacatcttcggaagcgctaaaaaactgtttctaaaagccgaagcttcaaagctaaaaacttagcagatcacagtgcacaagagctaaaaatgagtgagcaggagtggttggccagaaagcgtgcaaaataagtttgcggtatggccgtatttatacgcttgatgcgttgaaagttgaaagaccccacttgtcattgaatgttgctattctagcaaagggaaggtgttttttcggaccttcggcataaagccttcgttcatatcgcaatctgaatttattatttcaaacaaattaatattgcgaggggctactgttgggggccttcggcttccgaaggtcctcaaaaacatgatttaacaatgtttctggagtataatgtgtgaacaggtatcttcggacttgaatcagaaagggagaagctcaaaagatacgaaggttgacacagtgccgaagctgtgaagcaggaaagcttcggcatgttcgcagaaaggggaaccgacttaaagatgaaaaggccatttagacctcgatagaatgctatagaattatcaccaaatgtaaagggcatgtatgtaattttgtatgggttgtaccccgtgcctataaataggtgaacagtacccccgtactgttcacgcggatttggcatttgcttttgcgtcacacttgtattttcatttccttccaagccgaaggtacatttataattcaatattgtttctattcctctatgatgagttaataaagttaaatgaataatgttatacgattattcacgctatcttttatgtttcatatgcttcgtcttttactaatgtatattatagtgatgaaggttaatccttcatgaccttcgtccggggatcgttatatcctaagggaaataatgcttcgaaggacgaaggatcttaatgtttaacattttctgtgttgccttgttcttaactcatagcatttgagaacaagtccccaacaccaaacatgtaaacaaaatatataataaaaatctacatattaaaataaaatcctaggaacaggaatcataattttttgaTTTATAGATTttgagatatgaatttccaaaggttttatgtgcttaaaataggattaagtgagagagtatttttcttactgttttcatgacaaaacagacactataagtgatagagaataaaattacaaaattttagaaactggaatgggtcaatttagagttcatatgaattttctatgaattttaactAGTTATAGTAATTATTTctgtattaaaaatccatttccttAATTATTTAACCAATTTACAAGTTTCTGGACCGCGCATCAATTTCTGGGGAGTGCAGGGGCTACGGTGCAGTTAAACCCTAGACTCAGAACACAGTAGCGAGGGATGGTGGCTTTATTCTATAAAAATAGAGGGGTTCTTATGCTATTCTGccatggcgaaggggtatcgtgatCACAGGGTCGTCGGATTTGAAGTGAACGGTGAGGATTAGCTTCGTCTCACCGTGAATCGGTATGCCAAGCCAGTCGTCCGATCGACGGTTGACGACTCAGATCTAAAATACCCTGATCAGCCACCGAGTCGCACGATCTAGATCCGACCGCTAGGATTAAATGAGATGAAGGGGTACGCGACTTTTAATCCTGACCGCACACCCGCGATCAGGCGGTCCTGGTGCTTCTTCCCCAGCCATCGCCGGGTAATGGCGGTGCCCAAGCTCCCACGGCGACGCCCGCGCCGCCGCGAGGCAACCTCGATCATCGCTGCGCTACCGAAGACTTAATCCGTCCCAAAATAAAGTGGAGGATAGGGCGAACACATGACTGGGGAAATTACTGATGATCAGAGCGGGGGAGGTGTCTGCCCATGAACCGGGGCGGATTGTTGGCGACGCAAATGCTCCGATGATAAATTAGGGGTGGCCCCACTATCGAGTCCGCCCAAGATTGCCTTGGATGACCGCCCAGTGACTCGATGGAGGCCCCAGGCCTGATTTCGGACGTCGGGTGACGCCGTGGTGTAAGATCCGCGGCGGCGCTGCTTCTCGCCTCTCCGCTCCGACGCACACACACCCCTGTCCTCACGGTGGGGATCACGAAGGTGGGGAGGAAGACAACTGAACCCCGGCCTTCGATTATATAGCTTCAGGTAGTCGGTTTGAATCGTAGGGAGGGCACCGAGCTCCAAGGGATTCGATCCACGACCAGCGGTGGGGTTGTTAGCCATAGTAGGCTTTGTTCGTTTACACCAATCCCGCTCTGGATTAGCatggattggaattaaatccatgtctcaatccatgccccaaaataatccatgactacttaattttttttattcggttaaacccatcatggaatataacccaaaggtttgggaattttttaaactatggaagacatggattctatccatagcccattaggtatggaacaaatccataagatattgcacaagtttacattagaatccatggatcaaaagaataactagctttgaaagtcacatggatttattgatggatttaatcccaccatgggattgagtgtgagatatggattcacccaatccatacccggattaaatccatggtgggattatatcccatgtaaccgaacaaggccgTACGCGTCGTCCAATCCCGGTGGCAGGACGGGCCCATCAGTCAGCGCATCAAATCGTGAGCGTAAGCTGGTATGGCCAGTGGTGCATGAGCCCACATGGTGGTGGTAAAGGCCTGGCCATGTGACTGACCAGCGGGCCTCGGTCGTTAGTGTCGACGCGCGTGGGTGGATTGCGTGGGCTGCGCGGTGGGAAAAATAAACAAAGTGGGCCACGCGAGGGGAAAAAACCTAGGTAAGCCTTCtgccctttttcttcttctcttttatgtattattttctgttttcttttattcttaactattttgaatttaaatttgaattttgaatatgAATTTCACCATTGAGTCAAGTATACAAATTCAAGCTTCTAGTGGaggaataatatatttttatttacttatttttatccacaAAATTCTTATTTTCTTCTGTTTTCTAAATTCTACAATTCCTTTtagattttaaattccactttggactttaatatatttcttgtcacattattattttattttgtcacaacgtgcacacaaaagaaaatcccagcatgatgcatgatttatttgagtgttcttttgttaattatttatctgtgcaagtgaggtgtccacatgaaatgatgaATTGACATAACACACATAAATAAGGGAATATAATTTCTCCTTTTAGTTTTTTCTTACAAAACGGGTATTAGGCTCCTCCTTTTATAGTCGCAAGGAGGAGGCCCAGGAGTACAAGGGTTGGTGCGCGGTTGTTGTGGTCAGAGGAGGCACGTTCGAGCCCTGTAGCGGCATGACCGGCGGGATGGCCCTTGTCCTCGTGTCCAAGCCTTGTAGCATGTTCTTTTGACGGAGTAGAGAGCTGAGGCTAGGCTCGAGAGCATGGGCATGTACTCGAGCCAACCTGTACATGGGTGCGGATGTCGAATTGGAGTAGTTGTCATAATACTTGGCATGGTCCTCTGCGAGATTCGCGGAAGAGTAGATGACAATTAATGCACGTCTGCTGGGGCAGTTATCTGAggccgagctcgggcgaggcCGAGATTTCTCCCGAGGTTGCGTCCTTGACCGGACGTTACATGTAGTCACGCTCGGAGTGGTTGAAGCAGTGGTCGGAGTCGGGGAACAGTGCCCCGTACTCGCACCTTGTGAACCGTCGTGTGTGGTAAAGGTAGATTATACCACAGCCGTGTCGTCCTTTGTTGACTTTGATACCCTCAGCGGTGCAAGTGAACGTACAGACACACGTTCTAGAATTGGGGTGGTTGGCCGAGGCGGTAGCTCCCGGTGCGTCGCCTGAGACGCCCTCAGGCGAATCGGGAATGTGCATCGCCATGGGCGAGTCACGACTGCGTCTCCCGCCTGAGGTTGGCTTCGGGCGAGTCATGACTGTGTCTCCCCCGAGATTGACCTCGAGCGAGTCGTGACTTCAACTCCCGATCAGGGTTACCCTCGGGCGAGTTACGACTTGTGCCTCGGACCTTGGTAAGGCTGGGAGCGTGTCTATTTATGCCCCCTTCTTACTCGAGCGTCTAGGTACTTTATGGTTATGatctgggtacccctaattatggtactcgacatttagttcttcaattcgagtgATTAATTTTATGCAACTTGTGGCACCTTAGACAAGAAACCAAACATGTTCTTTGTTCTTCAATTTGAGTGACTAATCTTAGGTAAGTTTTTGATGCCTTAGGAAATTAAACAGACCCTATGTCTCACCTTACCTTTTGTTCTCTCCGGAGGGGCTCGTTTGGTTGATGATCTAGTCTAGGATGCCAGGTACCGGTTAGGCAGGTGCATCCAGCCACCCGACGTCCAAAATCAACGGCTTGGGAGCTCCAAGGTTCCAACCATACAGACCCGCCTGATGCGGGCTACAGGTGGCTCGGCCCGCCCAAAAAAACAAAAGGCTGGTCCGTCTCATGGCCTGTCCAAACAGACAGCCCATCATTCTTTTATTTTGTGAAAGGGCCCATAGCCTATAACGTACAGTTCATAACTTCATGAGTTTCAGCGGTAGTCATTGTACGTTCGCATGAGTAACAGTGCAATATCTCTCTGGTCTATGTATGTTTCCGGGGCTCGCCAAACTGCACACGCTATTGAGACATGCCGACATGCGTGTACCCGAGAGGAAAAAACGCAACCAGACAAGGGTATGTGCGAGAGCAACTGGACGGACGGGTAGGCACGCCCTTATCCACTCCGGCGCGGGGAGCCGAAGCTGCGCTGGGCCCAGCCGGGGCCGTCAGGCGGGCCATGCGGCGGAAGCGGTGCGGTGCGGTGCGGTGCGGTGCGGTCGTGCGGGCGATCTTCTAGTCCCTGTCGATCCACGTCGACTCGGTGTCTCGGTCAAGGCCTTCTTTATCCTCCCCGACCTCACCCAGCGCGACCGTCACCGTCCCCGGCCACTATTATTATTTTACCATCACCTACCCGCTgccttcctccttcttttcccttTCCCATCGTCGAATCCTCGCCCCTTCTCCCGTCGGCTGTTGCTTTTGCTTCGAATTCCCGATTTGCTTGCCGGAACCCTAGCGACGCCGTGGTGACGCGACGCCGACGCGTATGGAGATCTCCTTCGAGGCGTGGGAGGGCGTGCAGCGGCATGGTCAGGACCTCGCGGACCGCCTCGCGCAGGGTTTCACGGGCCTGCTCCAGGTGCCGCCGCAGTTCCCGTGGCCGCCGTCGCCGCACAAGCGGATGCCCTTCGACATCGACCTCCCCGTCGTCCCCTTCGGCGCCGGCGGCCCCCTCGGCGTCCCGGGGAAGGACTTCCCCTTCCCCGCCGCGGCCGTCTCCTCGGTCATCGACATCGGCGGCAGGCTGGGCCAGGCCGGCGCTGAGCTCGGGGCGTCCGTGGGCGGGGCCGTGCAGCACGCCGTGCGGCGTCTGCCCGTGCCGTTCCGGAACGGACAGATCCGGCGCCGCAAGCTACCGCCGCCGCTTCCTCAGCCGCCCGCGGATTCGGTGGGCGAGGGCGCGGTAGGGCTCTTCGTCGAAAGGGCTGCTGTAGATAGGTGCCCCCTCGAggcggcggccgccgccgccgccgcggcgacTGGGAGCGCTGCCGCATCTAGCGTCAGCGGCCCTGTTAGCGGAGAAGATTTGGACGAGGACGACGATGGTTTCGGCTGCGATATTGGGACTCTTGGAAACTTCAAGAAAGCTAACGTACGATCTAACTCATGCTTGCCGTATTATGGATTTTGGCATGTCGTGAAGTTTGCATCTCATATAAGGCGCATGATCTTAGTTTAGGGCTCCTGTCGTAGCAGCACTTGAATTCAGGGTGTCTGGTCTAGCACCTGGTTACATGAGTTATTGCAATCCTCTTCTTCACAGTTAATCATATAGCCACTGGAAGCATCTGACATTTTGATTCACAGATCTAAACTATGATCTTTAATCATCTGCTGAATTATCCTCTGTGTCAAGGAAAAACTAAGATTACTGCATACAATCCTGAACTCAATTCATGTACACGGTACAACCTAGATCAGAGGCAAATTGCACTTCTATGGTAGTACGGTGGTACACATATGGATGTTATGTCAAAAGTTGTACATAAAGTACTTAAGCTGACTTAACATTTTGAATCAACCAAATGTTTTTTACTGGATTTGTGGATTTgtacattttctattttatttcatGTTACATTGGCATGTCACGACTTGCGACATAGTACTTATCTTCTCGATTGATGATTATATAGGGTACTGTAAATATGTCGGCAACATACAATACCAGGAGTCAAGACATCGAGAGTTCTGTTGTTGCACGTGGAGGCCTCTGGAGGCTGGAGGCATCGGTTGGTCCATCTACTTCTGGAAATGATACTTCGCCCCTGTACCTTATTCAGTTGGGGCCTCTACTATTTGTTCGAGACTCTACGCTTCTCTTGCCTGTTCATCTATCAAAGCAACATTTGCTTTGGTATGGTTATGATCGCAAGGTACTCAACCTTTGTATTTCATTGTAAGCATTAACTTTGACAAACCTCTTGTGATGGTTTATCAACTAGTTTGAATTACACTTGTTTGGTACTTCCTTTTGCTATTTTATTGTCGTTAAATACAACACTCCTTTATATGGGCAATGTTATGGTCGTTGTTATTTAGGCCAGGTCTACCTTGATTTGCAAACCTATCTAGGTTATTATTTGATAGTCTATTGCGATGCATATGATGTACAGATATGTTACTGGTACGTTTGCTATGTATGAGCTTTTGTGGGATTGTAAGTCATTTTTTTTCTATTGCGTATCTCTGACATCATATATTTCAGAAATCATCTTCTTACTTCATACTTAAAATAAGGTGTCTGTTTTTAAAGGCTTGAAAGTCGCCCTCCTCCCCCCAAAATAATCATAATTCTCATACCCCAAAGCTAATCGAATAACTATGGCATTATCTTAAATCTAACCTACAAACCACAGCCTACAATCAGTGAATTAGCTTCTGTGATGTATAAATGTGCATATGTGTCTTTCTGATGGTTTGTCGTTTTACATCACTAAACTTGATATTTCATTACAGAATGGAGTTCATTCCCTCTGTCCAGCTATATGGTCAAAACATAGGAGATGGTTGATGATGTCAATGATGTGTCTCAATCCAATAGCTTGTGTAAGTCTCATTCGTCTTCTAATATCATAGGTTAATTGAAATTTATGGTGGTTTCTGATTTTTACTAATCATAAGGGTACATTTTAGGTGTACAGAGATTATTTGTAGTTGCCAGTAACcagtggatctattaagatattgAGATTAAAATAACTGACTCGATGTTCTTTTAGGAGAGCTTTTCGTCGTATTGCTTTGTATTGTAGTTATGCAATTAAAGGATACATCTTGTCATGGTTCTTTAATCGTAAGGTTACCTTTTGCCTGGTAGTCTAAGAGATAAGCACTTCCATTTGGCTTTGAGCTAATGTTCAGGCGATCGGAATACTACTAAAAATTAATCAGCGCATTGACCTCTTTTCTGAAAATTGTGTTCATTTATAATGCCACAGCAATGTTTTCAAAATTATCAACAAGCATAGTCTCCAGTGATTCCAGTTTTTTTTCCTTGTATTTTTCTCGTGCATATGAAGCTGAGTACTAATAACACTACCTCTATTACAGTCGTTTATGGATCTGCAATTCCCTAATGGGCAACTAACATATGTTGCTGGTGAGGGAATATCAGCCAGTGGCTTTCTTCCGTTATTTGGTGGTTTGCTTCAAGCTCATGGAAAATATCCTGGAGAAACAAGAGTGAGTTTTTCTTGCAAGGTTAGTATTTTCAATTTGTTCCTTATATTAATCAGTTGTGTAAATTTTTGTTTATGTGCTCTTTAAATGTATCAACATTATATTCGCCTGCCAGGTTGCAGGCCATGGTATTTCTAAACGAACTGTGATAGTACACAGTGACACATGAAACAATGGTGATATATGTATTAAAAATGTGCGACCAGTAGTTGCTATATATTATGTCTTATCATCAATTTTTATGATGTTTCCCATGTTCAAATAGCATATGAGTTCAATCTGACTGTTCCCTCTTTCTTTGAAGAATAAGCGTGGCACAAGGTTCACTCCTATGGTCCAATGGCCCGATAAGTCTGTTTCATTAGGAGTTACTCAAGCCTTGGCATGGAAAAGATCTGGCCTTATGGTGAGACCCAGCATACAAGTCAGGTAGTTTTCTGACAATATATGAACGACTGCAGTGTTTATATTTGGCAGATATTTAGGTTTTGATATCAGTACTACCCATCCAATAAAGAGGTGCTTGAATTACAGAAACATAAAATTAGATCACAAGTATCTTTCTGGATTGTAAAACAGTTATTGACAGTATAGGGACCTATAAACAGATTTCTTTTTAGTAACTTGGCTTGAAAATGAttatttcttcttcccatccttgttCATATTGTGCTAAAAGATGTGCTTGTTGCATTAGAGTTTAAAATGACAATGCTTGATAAATACCGTATGTTAGGGAACTGTTGGGCAGACGTAGATTTCATCGTTCATGAATAATTCTGTTCGATGTTTGTTGGTTTCTTTCAATCCTTCTCTCTGTTTTAACACCCTTGTTCTCGGTGCTCTATTGGCAGTGTGTGCCCTACG of Zea mays cultivar B73 chromosome 8, Zm-B73-REFERENCE-NAM-5.0, whole genome shotgun sequence contains these proteins:
- the LOC103636252 gene encoding uncharacterized protein, producing MEISFEAWEGVQRHGQDLADRLAQGFTGLLQVPPQFPWPPSPHKRMPFDIDLPVVPFGAGGPLGVPGKDFPFPAAAVSSVIDIGGRLGQAGAELGASVGGAVQHAVRRLPVPFRNGQIRRRKLPPPLPQPPADSVGEGAVGLFVERAAVDRCPLEAAAAAAAAATGSAAASSVSGPVSGEDLDEDDDGFGCDIGTLGNFKKANGTVNMSATYNTRSQDIESSVVARGGLWRLEASVGPSTSGNDTSPLYLIQLGPLLFVRDSTLLLPVHLSKQHLLWYGYDRKNGVHSLCPAIWSKHRRWLMMSMMCLNPIACSFMDLQFPNGQLTYVAGEGISASGFLPLFGGLLQAHGKYPGETRVSFSCKNKRGTRFTPMVQWPDKSVSLGVTQALAWKRSGLMVRPSIQVSVCPTFGGSDPGVRAEVVHSLKEELNLMCGLSCSQRPSAYTALSIGRSKWNGQVGSSGVVITLETPLNNIGRPSLSVQLNGGFEL